TGCAATAGCCTATGAGTGCATGAATAAGAAATGAGAACAATGCAAAACAATGCATTTCGCTACGAGATTGAGCTTGTGTAGGTCGTCACCTTGATGACAAGCCGACACGCAAAGTAGAAAAGCGCCACCACTCTGCCCCAGTTGAACTTCCCATCAGAGAAGATCTCTCGGGCCACTTTCATGAAGACTTCTTGAGTTGGTTGAAGAGCAGGATCATTTACCATACTAAACCAAAATGACAATGGAGAGGTATGGATGAGTTGCTGCACATTGCCATCCGGTGGGCATTTCCCAGCACAGTGGGTGACTTGGTACATTCAAACAGTTGCGATGTCTATGGAGTTATTTTTGTGCctcaatcctgagcgagtaattgtatgttttgagcacagagaactatattttgcaagcacattacattatattttgaacagaaattaacaatcgcaaaaaaaaaaaaaaaattatcttggccaaagaaaaaacgattccgtgctcaataaatgtatttgcttgtttgctattattcATATTAACATGCAGTGATAACTCCTCTCTCGCAGTTTACTCcggtgctctctcacaaacttattctctgcgctcctgtcaagtccctctctctctctctcaacctcttaattcTGTGCTTGCTCAACTCTTAACATCCGCTCACTCAACTTCcaacagcgttacaagtgtgccacaaaatcaaccaatcggaaaattaaaggtcaattgtgattggctgttggtctccaatcaaatagctagtagaaccaaagcccgTCTGGTCCatgtatgttttgatcatttcatttcctatttagaattcaataatttttttttcaaaaataaaaaataaaaaaatgtcgaagctctttacattctttgcatgtgatttatcaacacctagtacatcttaaaatataccgctcatgaaaaataaaagttccagatggacaaacattaaatgcataaaccagtgtgaataaactatatcttaaaataaatttggaggtAGCTTGAAAAAGCCAGATTGGGAAGTTTTAAGTAGTTGTACAGCTTTGAAGTGTAaagtttattcttgtacacagatatggcatattcatggcagtacacatgaaattcatatatatatttgtcacttaaactattgtaaacagaaatcctgtcgccccctctagtggacattaagtgttaaggccttcattgctcgggtaacaaaagtcactaggattttttgggaagttaAGGCTtgaccagttatacagcaacgcgagtcagacgagtctgaagatctgagctgaatttggtgtaacattaaagttctagtcggtgtcaattactcttataataaataataataataataatgtttaaatatgttggctttctcaagcccaacaaagaatacTAAGAAGAGaaaatcattcaatttagtatgtaataaaactaatattactaatttatttaatatatttaactatattaattttcacaattatttattaatgtcacacacacattaccTTTGTAGCTGCACATTTCCATCCAGCTCATCTCCAATCTGCTGTAAAAACTGCCCAATACGTTTATGGTTGGGGTCACACAGCTCAACAGGACCCAGCTGACTTCGGGTTACTTCAGCTTCGCTGTCCCCATGACGACGAACTCGTTCATAGACAAAGCTGCGAGAGATGGGACGGAGGTAATGAACAAGAACGAACACAGAGAACATGGGAAAAAGATATAAGACGATACTCACTTATTGAGAAGTGCAGATCCCAAGACAATTATCTGGTCATTGCCAGTGCCTTCAAATATtggaaattataataattaaaaacaatacaaaaccgTGAGGAAAGACATTTGTAGTAAACAAAAGGTATGTGATATATACTCAAGTACAAACGTCAAAAACACAGGTTTAACAACACCGATGTGGCCTTAAAAGAGAAAAGATCTAACAGTGGAATCGTTCCATATTGTTTGTGACATGACTCAGCGGTGCATGTATAATTCAGCACACATTTGGTTTCAGTTTCACAGTGAGTAAAGATGATGTAAAGAAATTAGTGTGCAATGCATGAGCCATCTAATGGAGAAAGAGACTCACTCAAGCTAAAGTCCCTCAAGTACATAGCATAAATAACTAATTTTAAGTACCAGttcacatatttaaatattcaaatacaacaaaatactTGAAATCTTCACTTGACACAAACACAATACATACAGGCTATGTTGCAAAACAAGTTAGCTGCCTATATAGACAGCATTTTGAGCATTACAGATACGTAGAAATGAAAATAAGCAGCTTGGAAACTAAATCCATTTCCGGTCTTATTTCAGTATTTAacttagtgtgtgtgtgcgtgtgtgttcggGTCAATTTGAGCCATATTTAAATTGCATGAAACACTAGTTGAAATATTTATTCTTGAAATTGTGTGACTTTTTCTCATGTAGGGTCATGAATGCCCATGCAAAGTTTCTACAGTTAGATATGTTTTATAAAGGCTGTGTCTACAATGGTGTTGGGGTCAAAATAACCCCCATTGGTTTACATGATATTAGCCAAAATTCAAATCTCCTGTCTTGGCAAGTCATTATGTGAACACAGTCACTTAACATCTTAAGtgaacaaacagtaaaaaaaaaaaaaaaaggtatatatatatatatatatatatatatatatatatatatatatatatatatatatatatataatttttgattgattacttaatttaatttctaCCCTATTGCTAGACTAACCTACTAAAACATAAAAGCACCATTTAATGCATTCGtgtcttttgttttattgtatttattttgtcctatttatttatttatttatttttataacagaCTATTTAATTGTTTACTTCAATAATTGCCTGTAGCAATAATTGTGTTATTTCACTAGCATTAAAAATTACAACATTAATGTTACAACATATGCAGAATGTAGAagacagtcatacaggtttgggaaaACATAAATGAAGTCgacgtttttatttgttttgtttgtgcgaACTATAACGTTAACCCGTCTGTGATGATTCTTTACTGCCATCCTAACAGATCATCACTCAAACGATTATGTCACGTCTTCTGGAAATCAATAACATCGCGGTATCGGGCACCGTGAGCACCGGAGCCAACACAAGCGCATGGAGGCTGTGTCTCAAAAACAGGGTGCAGCCTAACAAGACAGCATCTCTCCGCATCATCAGcgtcttctgaaaaaaaaaaaaagaagaagaagaaaatcgcACATTTGGAACGCGCCCATGACGCTCATAAGTTCTTTTGGAACGCATGCGATGCCCAAAAATGTTGTTTGGGTAGACGACTAACTTTAGGATCCAGCCAAAGAAGTCTTTTGCTTGATGTGTTTGTTTAGCTCGTGTCTTTGTCGTTAATGACCAGCGGCTCTGTGCGCCGGATCGTCCGGTGATCGGTATGTGTACAGACATGTTTCAGACAGACAACGGTGTTATGACAGTGAACGGCACTGAGCAAACTCACACTTTACATGGTATATGGTATTCTAATACACATTAATGCGTCAGCCATGACACTTTGCAGATGATTTGAGTTACGAATCGGAAAAACGGGCGAAAACCATCATTTGAAGAGGAAAGCGGTACTTACCCGTATCGCCTCCGCCCGACGGCGCTGCCATATTAGCATGGAAATAAATAAGTGAAAACTCTTCCGTTTCGTGACGTCAAGTTTGGGCAGGAAGGAAGTCACGCAGCAGTCTGATGCAGTACACTTCAAAtaacaacagcagcaacaacaacagggTTTTAGAGGAAACGGTCTAGACATGTTATAAAAAATCCTCATGATATATATTACAATCTAGCAGGATTGCAATGTacttttggccatataaataacagcctctgcaccaaattgcatattttaaagtaattaagGTGTTTTTGCTCTTCGAGTATGAGTTTAGACTGGACAAGACGCCTTTCAATTGTCAATAAACcgtcctatttatttatttcatatgtcagATTTTACAGTGTCAATCAAACACTAGTAGCCTAACGTTACTTATTCCTGTTGCTACTTAACAAATATAGGTAATGATAACTTATAttaatcacaatttcaccatcaaggcatcgaccataactccttcaaaaacagccagaaaccttggagttatgattgatgatcagctgactttctcagaccacattgctaaaactgtctgatcctgcagatttgctttattcaacatcaagaagatcaggccctttctttcagaacatgctgcacaactccttgttcaagctcttgttctgtccaggctggactattgcaatgccctcttggcaggtcttccagtcagttctatcaaacctttacaattaatctagaacgtggcagcaagatacatttttaatgagctctgttttatcaatttg
The sequence above is a segment of the Carassius carassius chromosome 9, fCarCar2.1, whole genome shotgun sequence genome. Coding sequences within it:
- the LOC132149309 gene encoding apoptosis regulator BAX-like, producing the protein MAAPSGGGDTGTGNDQIIVLGSALLNNFVYERVRRHGDSEAEVTRSQLGPVELCDPNHKRIGQFLQQIGDELDGNVQLQSMVNDPALQPTQEVFMKVAREIFSDGKFNWGRVVALFYFACRLVIKAIATKIPDIIRTILSWTMSYIQEHVINWIREQGGWEGIRSYFGTPTWQTIGVFLAGVLTTVVVIRKM